GGCCCGTCCTGCCCGCCCTGGAGCGACAGAAGTGGACCATGCCCACGGGAGAGAAACCCGGTCTGGGCCAGGGACGCGACAGAAGTTGGACAATGCCTCGGAAAGAGAAACCCGGTCTGGGCCAGGCGGATTGAGGGCGATGTTCCCCAAAGCAGGCCTGCCTTATTGAGAAGTTACGTTGTTCTGGCAATCCGCATTCGAGCCACTTCATTCGATACATATTTGATGCGGGCCAGGGTTATGATATCATTTTGGATGACTTTGCGTGAATCTTGCACGATGTTAGCGCTAACCACAGTCCTGTATGAGCTTTAAGGCATTAGCAATGTTTGAAGTTTCAGAAGAAGCAAGGGAGATGGTGACTGAGTTCTTGCAGACAAGGAAACAAACCTCTCCTGTTAGAATTATGGTTTCCGCCGGCGGATGAGGCACACCTTGTCTGGCAATGGCTCTGGATGAGCCGCAAGAAGATGATGAAGTTTTTGACAATAACGGCTTGACTTTTTTGGTAGACAGGCAATTGTTTGACATCGCCAAGCCCATCCGTATCGATTTTACTAGAACAGACACGGGAGGAGAATTCACCATCTCCTCCACCATTTTTGAAAATAATTGCTCCCTTGCTGAGGATCCTAGTTCATGTCACGCTTCCTGTTCTATGTCATGAGCAAGCGCAATCTTTGATTCATTGGTTCCAGGACTTTTTTCATAATGTTAATCTCAAATTAACTATGAAGGGATGTCAACACTATGAAGCACAAAAATATTCCATTAAATGAACGTATCATCTTTGCCTTAGATGTGGACTCCAAAGAAGAAGCAGAAAAATGGGTTAATCTGTTAGGAAACCATATAAATTTCTACAAAGTCGGCCTGCAATTGTTCCTGGCGGAGTGGTTTCCTGTTATCGAAATGATTACAGAGCGTGGCCACAAGGTTATGGTTGACCTCAAAATTTTCGATGTTCCGGAAACAGTCAAATTGGCCCTTAGACAGTTAAGAAATAGAAATATTACGTTTACTACTGTGCATGGCAATGATCCAATTCTTCGGGCTGCAGTTGAAGAGAAAAAAGGTGTTAAAATTCTTTCCGTTACTGTATTGACCAG
This window of the Deltaproteobacteria bacterium genome carries:
- the pyrF gene encoding orotidine-5'-phosphate decarboxylase → MKHKNIPLNERIIFALDVDSKEEAEKWVNLLGNHINFYKVGLQLFLAEWFPVIEMITERGHKVMVDLKIFDVPETVKLALRQLRNRNITFTTVHGNDPILRAAVEEKKGVKILSVTVLTSYGEEDMEEMGFSGTIEDLVFSRAKRALKLGCDGVISSGLEAPRLRDALGDSFLIVTPGIRPGKNVEIPEDDQKRIVTAQDAIINGADYVVVGRPISKAKDPIAIVESMQKEIQKALVS